One genomic region from Bartonella australis AUST/NH1 encodes:
- a CDS encoding TolC family outer membrane protein, with amino-acid sequence MLKINKKLQICLLLTLGIFTSRSVYAETLVGAFTKAYTQNAKLNSERAAARISDDDLVIARSGLFPRIEGVGSYGWHKDVSGLHGSSGSIGIKLSQRLFDGLSTQNLFFSAQVKMRAQREYLRNAEQNMFLDAVTAYANLYQARRVAALRRENLAALEEQVRSNKAKLDVGEGERVDFAQAQAAYSIAVSELSLARANIKSAEAMYRKIIGSDPGELERPLAAKELPADLNVAYKIGSIMHPAILYARYLTDASSYNVKAKEGEFLPKVDFSATTSYNRIYSGPGENGFSQSVGLSVSVPIFEGGRASAQVRQAKEAHEQARLQLDLAHSDMRQALTSSWFQLEGARASVVAYRESVRAAEVAFKGRIQENRVGQATTLDVLNSRTQLINAQIALATAERDAVIASYSVQSSIGKLTADYLGVKVAQYIR; translated from the coding sequence ATGCTTAAAATAAATAAAAAGCTTCAAATATGTTTGTTGCTGACATTGGGTATTTTTACATCAAGATCGGTTTATGCAGAGACGTTAGTGGGTGCTTTCACTAAAGCTTATACTCAGAATGCTAAGTTAAATAGCGAGCGTGCAGCGGCACGTATATCTGATGACGACTTAGTCATTGCACGTTCGGGGCTTTTTCCGCGGATCGAAGGAGTTGGAAGCTACGGTTGGCATAAGGACGTTTCGGGATTGCATGGTTCTTCTGGTTCTATAGGGATAAAATTAAGTCAACGGTTGTTTGATGGTTTGTCCACACAGAATCTATTTTTTTCAGCTCAAGTTAAAATGCGGGCGCAGCGTGAATATCTTCGAAACGCTGAGCAAAATATGTTTTTAGACGCTGTAACTGCATATGCCAATCTATACCAAGCGCGCCGTGTTGCCGCTCTTCGCCGAGAAAATTTGGCAGCTTTGGAAGAGCAAGTTCGTTCAAATAAAGCAAAACTTGATGTAGGGGAAGGAGAGCGTGTTGACTTTGCCCAAGCACAGGCTGCGTACTCTATCGCTGTCTCTGAGCTCAGCCTTGCACGCGCCAATATAAAGTCGGCAGAAGCGATGTATCGGAAAATCATCGGCTCTGATCCAGGAGAATTAGAACGCCCACTGGCGGCAAAAGAGCTGCCCGCGGATCTCAATGTTGCTTATAAAATTGGCAGTATCATGCATCCGGCAATTCTCTATGCAAGATATTTGACCGATGCTAGTTCCTATAATGTAAAAGCAAAAGAAGGGGAGTTCCTCCCAAAAGTTGATTTTTCTGCAACGACGTCTTACAACCGGATTTATAGTGGTCCCGGAGAGAATGGGTTTTCTCAGTCAGTGGGGCTTTCAGTTAGCGTCCCGATCTTTGAGGGTGGCCGCGCGTCCGCGCAGGTTCGCCAAGCGAAAGAAGCCCATGAGCAAGCCCGCCTGCAGCTTGATCTTGCCCACAGCGACATGAGACAGGCGCTGACTTCTTCTTGGTTTCAACTGGAAGGCGCTCGCGCGTCTGTCGTTGCTTATCGCGAGAGTGTTCGCGCCGCCGAAGTTGCTTTTAAAGGCCGTATACAGGAGAACCGCGTGGGGCAAGCGACTACGTTAGATGTATTAAATTCTCGGACCCAATTAATTAATGCTCAAATTGCATTAGCGACTGCCGAACGCGATGCTGTCATTGCCAGCTATAGTGTTCAGTCTTCTATTGGCAAATTAACTGCGGATTATTTGGGCGTGAAGGTGGCCCAATATATTCGCTAA
- a CDS encoding DUF2497 domain-containing protein: MVQNSGALCEPSMDEILTSIREIIEENAIQVDHFSNESATAGGPTDYSKAPPESIYEGASSVDDAMKALADRIGISSEDRDSSLMQVKDDANGGDGTVRANMQEVNFFSGERPSAHKEEKYDCEESAPRQENSAPDRVELSADCASAVEKIAKDILRPAIAKWLKGQLPVLIDEILREEVAKAVKNLP, encoded by the coding sequence ATGGTACAGAATTCGGGTGCGTTGTGTGAGCCAAGTATGGACGAAATTTTGACGTCTATTCGTGAGATAATCGAAGAGAACGCAATTCAAGTTGATCACTTCTCGAATGAAAGTGCTACAGCAGGTGGTCCTACAGATTACTCGAAAGCGCCGCCTGAAAGTATTTATGAAGGAGCTTCGTCTGTTGATGATGCCATGAAGGCTTTGGCCGATCGTATCGGTATTTCTTCTGAGGATCGGGATTCTTCTTTGATGCAAGTAAAAGACGATGCGAATGGGGGAGACGGTACAGTCCGTGCGAATATGCAGGAGGTGAATTTTTTTTCTGGAGAGCGACCTTCTGCTCATAAAGAAGAAAAGTATGATTGTGAAGAGTCTGCACCGCGGCAAGAAAATTCGGCTCCTGATCGTGTAGAGTTGTCCGCAGATTGCGCTTCCGCTGTGGAGAAAATTGCGAAGGATATTTTGCGTCCCGCTATAGCAAAATGGTTGAAGGGGCAACTGCCTGTTTTGATTGATGAGATTCTGCGTGAAGAAGTCGCTAAAGCAGTTAAAAATTTGCCTTAA
- the ybaL gene encoding YbaL family putative K(+) efflux transporter translates to MPHDTPLITAIVAGLCLAFLFGMTANRLRISPLVGYLLAGVIVGPNTGGFRVDSILINQLAEIGIILLMFGVGLHFSLKDLLSVRAVVIPGAIAQMASATFLGSCLSWVMGGNFGNNLVFGLSLSTASTVILLRTLQEKQLIETEKGRIAIGWLIIEDLAMVLILVLIPTLASIFGDATKTSINPLVHWLHLNTFEIICFTIFKIIIFIALMLVIGRRVIPWLLKISAQSGSRELFRLSVFTIALGVAFGAANLFSVSLSLGAFFAGMIMSESELSHRAAEESLPLRDAFSVLFFVSVGMLFDPVKLLTNFFPLLVTLSIIILGKSFVSFLIIRAFRYSYGTALTISASLAQIGEFSFILAGLGSNFGLLSHDTLDLILGSAILSILLNPLVFVAVDKIKSYLENFPINIQDKQTTINIAAVDSDQELLPVTSKAGHTVIIGYSHVGECVALSLMNRGESIVVVEKSKHLSDKALAAGIETICGNINKQEVIDAANIGGACKIVITMRSTIEIGQCIANIRNLGKDLKIITHALSNVEADYLIDLGADIVVTIDKEVANGVIEYVTGQRSTANIHDCESNLQKTYAKTKIGKEV, encoded by the coding sequence ATGCCCCACGATACACCGCTTATTACGGCTATTGTCGCAGGCCTATGTTTAGCGTTCCTCTTCGGTATGACCGCTAACCGCCTGCGTATCTCACCGCTTGTCGGCTACCTGTTAGCCGGCGTCATCGTGGGACCCAACACAGGCGGCTTTAGAGTAGACTCTATACTTATCAACCAACTTGCCGAAATTGGCATCATTCTGCTCATGTTCGGTGTCGGACTGCATTTTTCGTTAAAAGACCTCTTGTCCGTCAGAGCCGTCGTCATCCCCGGTGCCATCGCACAAATGGCATCCGCTACTTTTCTAGGCTCGTGCCTCAGCTGGGTTATGGGGGGAAATTTTGGCAATAATTTGGTATTTGGTTTATCTTTATCAACAGCGAGTACTGTAATTTTACTACGCACCTTGCAAGAAAAACAGCTTATTGAAACAGAAAAAGGACGTATTGCTATTGGCTGGTTAATCATCGAAGATTTAGCTATGGTCTTGATACTTGTCCTTATACCTACATTGGCCAGCATTTTTGGCGACGCGACGAAGACATCAATTAATCCGCTTGTTCACTGGCTGCATTTAAACACTTTCGAGATCATTTGCTTCACTATCTTTAAAATTATCATATTCATAGCCCTCATGCTCGTTATTGGACGGCGTGTTATCCCCTGGTTGCTAAAAATAAGTGCCCAATCGGGATCACGTGAATTGTTCCGCCTCAGTGTTTTCACTATCGCGTTGGGAGTAGCCTTCGGGGCCGCCAATTTATTTAGTGTTTCACTTTCTCTTGGCGCTTTCTTCGCAGGTATGATTATGAGCGAATCAGAATTGAGTCACCGTGCAGCGGAAGAATCTTTACCTTTGCGGGATGCATTTTCTGTTCTCTTTTTTGTCTCTGTGGGTATGTTATTTGACCCAGTAAAACTCTTAACAAACTTTTTTCCTCTTTTGGTAACATTATCAATTATCATACTGGGTAAATCTTTCGTCTCTTTTCTCATTATTAGAGCTTTTCGCTATTCTTATGGGACAGCTCTCACTATTTCAGCGAGCCTCGCCCAAATTGGGGAATTTTCTTTTATCCTAGCAGGATTAGGCTCAAATTTTGGACTTTTAAGCCACGATACCCTCGACTTAATTCTCGGAAGCGCAATTCTTTCTATCTTGCTCAATCCCCTCGTTTTTGTCGCCGTAGATAAAATTAAAAGCTATTTGGAAAATTTCCCTATAAATATACAAGATAAACAAACAACCATAAACATCGCCGCAGTGGATTCTGATCAAGAGCTTCTACCAGTTACCTCAAAAGCTGGTCACACCGTGATTATTGGTTATAGTCACGTCGGCGAATGTGTCGCGCTATCTTTGATGAACCGAGGCGAATCTATAGTAGTGGTAGAAAAGTCAAAGCATCTTTCTGATAAGGCACTTGCAGCCGGGATAGAAACAATTTGTGGTAATATAAATAAACAAGAAGTTATCGACGCCGCAAATATCGGAGGTGCGTGCAAAATTGTCATAACAATGCGTAGCACTATTGAAATAGGGCAATGTATAGCTAACATACGTAATCTTGGAAAAGACCTCAAAATAATTACTCATGCGCTATCTAACGTAGAAGCAGACTATCTTATTGATCTTGGCGCAGATATTGTAGTAACAATCGACAAAGAAGTTGCGAATGGCGTCATTGAGTATGTGACTGGACAGAGATCCACGGCTAATATCCACGATTGTGAATCTAATTTACAAAAAACATACGCGAAAACAAAAATAGGCAAAGAAGTGTGA
- the ilvA gene encoding threonine ammonia-lyase IlvA, with the protein MNKFVQDVSKVMKALHNVFTETPLQRNDFLSQKYDAEIYLKREDLTPVRSYKIRGALNFVSQMLDKIPQDAAFVCASAGNHAQGVAFACRHFKRKGIIFMPTTTPQQKVEKTRIFGKEFIEIRLVGHTFDQCYAAARYFVAEGGGVMAPPFDDIHVITGQATVLCEAALQWEKLNGKNEPDLIIVPVGGGGLASGVSNFLREYSWKTKLRFVEPQGAASLSACLNNGRHTKLDDINTFVDGAAVAEIGTLNYAILKQFLPDSVITVPENRVCFTMVEMLNIEGVVLEPAGALSIDALNSISRRELKGKKILLVVSGGNFDFERLPDIKERALRFQGLRRYFIFSFPQHPGALRSFLTQLSPDDDIVRFEYLKKSARNFGSVLIAIETKKYDNFSLLEKKFKTLGWRYHDITHDQTLFDFVV; encoded by the coding sequence ATGAATAAATTTGTTCAGGATGTGAGTAAAGTTATGAAGGCTTTACATAATGTTTTTACTGAAACACCACTACAAAGAAATGACTTTCTTAGTCAAAAATATGATGCAGAAATTTACTTAAAGCGCGAAGATTTAACGCCCGTGCGGTCATATAAAATTCGCGGTGCCCTCAATTTTGTTTCGCAGATGCTAGATAAGATACCCCAAGACGCGGCATTTGTTTGCGCATCAGCAGGTAATCATGCGCAAGGGGTCGCTTTTGCTTGCCGTCATTTTAAACGCAAAGGCATTATTTTTATGCCTACGACAACACCGCAGCAAAAAGTTGAGAAGACGCGAATCTTCGGTAAGGAATTTATTGAAATCCGTTTAGTTGGTCATACATTCGATCAATGCTACGCGGCGGCGCGATATTTTGTTGCTGAGGGTGGAGGAGTGATGGCACCACCTTTTGATGATATCCACGTTATTACAGGGCAGGCAACAGTTTTGTGCGAAGCCGCTTTACAGTGGGAAAAACTTAATGGAAAAAATGAGCCAGATTTGATTATTGTACCTGTGGGTGGCGGCGGTCTGGCTAGCGGTGTAAGCAATTTTTTACGTGAATATAGTTGGAAGACAAAACTCCGTTTTGTTGAGCCGCAAGGAGCTGCAAGTTTATCTGCATGCTTAAATAATGGAAGACATACCAAACTTGATGACATCAATACGTTTGTAGATGGGGCGGCTGTGGCTGAAATTGGCACATTAAATTATGCTATCTTGAAGCAGTTTTTACCAGATTCTGTTATTACGGTCCCCGAAAATCGAGTTTGTTTTACAATGGTTGAAATGCTCAATATTGAAGGTGTAGTCCTTGAGCCAGCCGGTGCGCTATCAATTGATGCTCTCAACAGTATTTCCCGCCGAGAGTTGAAGGGCAAAAAAATTCTTTTGGTTGTTTCAGGTGGTAATTTTGATTTTGAGCGTTTGCCCGACATTAAAGAGCGTGCTTTGCGTTTTCAGGGATTGAGGAGATATTTTATCTTCAGTTTTCCTCAGCATCCTGGCGCGTTGCGTAGTTTCCTTACTCAATTATCTCCAGATGATGATATCGTGCGCTTTGAATATCTCAAAAAATCAGCTAGAAATTTTGGTTCTGTATTGATTGCAATTGAAACAAAGAAATATGATAATTTTTCCTTATTAGAGAAGAAATTTAAAACTTTAGGTTGGCGTTATCATGATATTACGCATGATCAGACCTTATTCGATTTTGTCGTTTAA
- a CDS encoding DEAD/DEAH box helicase produces the protein MNIDEKNFFTELGLPTLLVKNLLSAGIKKPNPIQEQAVPMMLKGKDVLGIAQTGSGKTLAFSLPILSRILAAGDKRHPKTARALILAPTRELAVQIEESINIIVKGAHLSTCLILGGVSRFAQIKRMKSGVDVLVATPGRLMDLVREKYIDLSHSRFLVLDEADRMLDMGFVNDVQKIAKLLHEERQTVLFSATMPKEVTALANNLLNEPVKIEVAPQGTTAAEITQKLYCVPVREKKNVLNKFLTNPDFVSVVVFTRTKHGADAVARYLERAGHSVAAIHGNKSHNARQCALKAFREGAVKILVATDIAARGLDIPGISHVINYDLPDEAENYVHRIGRTGRNGAFGEAITLFDEGIEQARLHAVERLIRAKLVRGNILPQFAVSPEKPFISEGEGQKSGKSRRFRKLKRQNSTFNCTDKVAQSQLCHKNSSSKSARHKKAKETAKRVRSLRLREPVR, from the coding sequence TTGAATATAGATGAAAAAAATTTTTTTACAGAACTGGGCCTGCCTACCCTCTTAGTTAAGAATCTCCTTAGTGCCGGCATAAAAAAACCTAACCCTATCCAAGAACAAGCTGTTCCAATGATGCTGAAAGGGAAAGATGTTTTGGGTATTGCCCAGACGGGCTCTGGAAAGACATTGGCATTTAGTTTGCCCATTTTGAGCCGGATTTTAGCTGCGGGTGATAAGCGCCATCCTAAAACAGCACGTGCTTTGATTTTAGCTCCTACACGCGAACTTGCCGTTCAGATCGAGGAATCGATTAATATCATTGTAAAAGGGGCACATCTTTCGACATGTTTAATTTTAGGTGGGGTATCACGTTTTGCGCAAATTAAACGTATGAAATCAGGTGTAGATGTTTTAGTCGCAACGCCGGGACGCTTAATGGATCTCGTCCGCGAAAAATATATAGATCTTTCTCATTCCCGTTTTTTGGTGCTGGATGAAGCTGACCGTATGCTAGATATGGGTTTTGTTAATGATGTGCAGAAAATTGCAAAACTTTTGCATGAAGAGCGCCAGACGGTGCTTTTTTCTGCCACAATGCCGAAAGAAGTCACTGCGCTTGCAAATAATTTATTGAATGAGCCAGTGAAGATAGAGGTGGCGCCTCAAGGAACTACTGCTGCGGAAATTACGCAAAAATTGTATTGCGTACCCGTGAGAGAGAAAAAGAATGTTTTGAATAAATTTTTGACAAATCCAGATTTTGTTTCGGTCGTTGTTTTTACTCGAACCAAACATGGTGCTGATGCTGTCGCGCGTTATCTGGAAAGGGCGGGACATTCTGTCGCCGCGATTCATGGAAATAAATCGCACAATGCTCGGCAATGTGCGTTGAAGGCCTTTCGCGAAGGAGCCGTGAAAATTCTTGTCGCAACTGATATTGCTGCGCGTGGTCTCGATATACCGGGAATTAGCCACGTTATTAATTATGATTTACCAGATGAAGCTGAAAATTATGTGCATCGCATTGGCCGCACGGGGCGTAATGGCGCTTTTGGCGAGGCGATTACACTTTTTGACGAGGGGATAGAGCAGGCGCGTTTACACGCTGTAGAACGTTTAATTCGCGCAAAATTAGTGCGTGGGAATATTTTGCCACAATTTGCAGTATCGCCAGAAAAACCGTTTATTTCGGAAGGTGAGGGGCAAAAAAGTGGCAAGTCGCGGCGTTTTAGAAAACTAAAACGTCAAAATTCAACTTTTAATTGTACGGATAAAGTCGCGCAGTCGCAATTATGCCATAAAAATTCTTCATCTAAAAGTGCGAGGCACAAAAAGGCAAAAGAAACAGCGAAACGCGTGAGATCGCTTCGACTACGCGAGCCGGTGCGTTAA
- a CDS encoding protein-L-isoaspartate O-methyltransferase family protein: protein MVADFAELRRRMVDNQIRTMDVTNLSVLEAFLAVPREDFVPEEIKNLSYLDADIMVSPAQENSPARYLMKPAPLAKLLQLAAIKPSDVVLDIGANSGYCGALLSKLAGSVVALESNKILSKRAAELLEYHRCDNVMVAHGPLEQGYAAGKPYDVIFIEGAVDFIPDGILGQMKEGGRLVAVEGHGNAGVARIYIKNNGIISNRRAFNLSVKCLPEFLKVPDFVF, encoded by the coding sequence ATGGTCGCAGATTTTGCAGAGCTTCGCCGCAGAATGGTTGATAATCAAATTCGGACAATGGATGTAACGAATTTATCGGTTCTTGAGGCGTTTTTGGCGGTACCGCGTGAAGATTTTGTACCAGAAGAAATTAAAAATTTGAGTTACCTTGATGCCGATATTATGGTATCCCCAGCGCAAGAAAACTCGCCCGCACGCTATTTGATGAAGCCTGCACCTTTAGCGAAGTTATTACAGCTTGCAGCTATCAAGCCGTCGGACGTTGTCTTAGATATCGGCGCCAATAGTGGTTATTGCGGGGCATTGCTTTCAAAGCTTGCTGGGAGTGTGGTTGCGTTGGAAAGCAATAAAATACTTTCAAAACGAGCGGCCGAGCTTTTAGAATATCATCGATGTGATAATGTAATGGTCGCTCATGGGCCATTGGAGCAGGGATATGCAGCTGGGAAACCCTACGATGTTATCTTTATTGAGGGTGCTGTTGATTTTATCCCTGATGGAATTTTGGGACAAATGAAAGAAGGTGGACGTCTTGTTGCGGTTGAAGGGCATGGTAACGCCGGAGTTGCACGAATTTATATAAAAAACAATGGAATTATTTCCAACCGCCGCGCTTTTAATCTGTCCGTAAAATGCCTCCCTGAGTTTTTAAAGGTGCCTGATTTTGTATTTTAA
- the secD gene encoding protein translocase subunit SecD — MRVSGWLTTFYCLVLLGGIYVALPNLFSQEQVKNSIFLPDTRVTLGLDLQGGSSLLLEVDAKTLKRDQLRTVLGNVRQKLREKQIHVSGTRIVGDSIVAIVPDPIQNKEAVTALETLITPVPNSFTAASDIAISTQNEAIHITLTEAGVKDRVNNAIEQSLEIIRRRIDQIGVSEPSIQKVGNDRIMVQLPGLQDPKQLRDLLGTTAKMTFHLVPFNVDLNNPPPGVSILPGYIDEKQRYAIYDKISLDGNVLKDARAGFDPQVPGRSIISFTMNSIGSKIFAEITRQNINRPFAIVLDNKVLTAPTINSVIPNGQGQITGNFDSKEASTLAALLRAGSLPAPLTVIEERTVGPNLGADAIKMGLYTGIIGFILVTVFMFVLYGAWGIITDIALALHTILTFAALSLLGATLTLPGIAGIILGIGIAVDANILINERIREESRKGISAFAALDRGFKQAFSTIIDANVTAVIATVLLFWFGTGPVRGFAVTMLLGIIISMFTNITIVRIIMIWAVRKWKIKTLHLQPFFNFVPQNTTFHFMNARFIGIGVSIILSLASIFLFFKPGLNFGIDFVGGSQITITTKEPTNLGTLRSKLSTLNIGEVTLQNIGNENTVLIRVQQQSGGETEQTAAIDKAKTAVQSVYPDAVFDQIEVVGPKISGELASAGFTAVLLAAIAMSLYIWWRFEWFFAAGAIITLVLDTTKMIGFFALFRFDFNLTAIAALLTIVGYSINDKVVVYDRMRENARLYRKMPLRELIDFSINQVLVRCIFTSTSTVLAMLPMALWGGNAVNNFAFPVVFGIIIATSSSIFIAAPILLLLGDRMHKRNKENDKTPQHRADTKTKLPR; from the coding sequence ATGCGTGTATCCGGCTGGCTAACTACCTTCTACTGTCTTGTCCTTTTAGGCGGCATTTACGTTGCTTTACCTAATTTATTTTCACAAGAACAAGTGAAAAACTCGATTTTTTTGCCTGACACTCGTGTGACGCTCGGGCTCGACCTTCAAGGAGGATCTTCTCTCCTACTTGAAGTCGACGCTAAAACGTTAAAACGCGATCAGTTACGTACAGTTTTAGGCAATGTACGCCAAAAACTGCGCGAAAAACAAATCCACGTATCGGGTACTCGCATCGTCGGAGATAGTATAGTCGCCATTGTTCCCGACCCAATACAAAATAAAGAAGCGGTCACTGCTTTAGAAACATTAATCACGCCTGTACCAAACAGCTTTACTGCTGCCAGCGATATCGCTATTAGCACTCAAAATGAAGCTATCCACATCACGTTAACTGAAGCGGGTGTTAAGGATCGTGTCAATAATGCTATCGAGCAAAGCTTGGAAATTATCCGTCGCCGTATTGATCAAATCGGTGTTTCTGAACCATCTATCCAAAAAGTAGGAAATGATCGTATTATGGTTCAGTTGCCTGGTCTACAAGATCCAAAACAATTACGCGATCTTTTAGGAACTACTGCTAAGATGACCTTTCATCTTGTGCCTTTTAACGTGGATCTAAACAATCCACCCCCAGGCGTTTCAATTCTTCCCGGATATATAGATGAAAAACAGCGTTATGCAATTTATGACAAAATTTCTCTGGATGGAAACGTACTTAAAGACGCACGTGCAGGCTTTGATCCACAAGTGCCAGGGCGTTCCATTATCTCATTCACTATGAACTCAATTGGTTCAAAAATATTTGCGGAAATAACGCGGCAAAATATCAACCGTCCCTTTGCGATCGTTCTTGATAACAAAGTCTTAACTGCTCCTACTATTAATAGTGTCATCCCCAACGGACAAGGTCAAATTACAGGAAATTTCGATTCCAAAGAAGCATCAACCCTCGCCGCTTTACTCCGAGCAGGCTCTTTGCCGGCACCCTTAACCGTTATTGAAGAAAGAACTGTAGGGCCAAATCTCGGTGCTGATGCTATTAAAATGGGCCTTTATACAGGAATCATAGGTTTTATTCTCGTTACAGTTTTTATGTTCGTTTTATACGGTGCTTGGGGTATTATTACTGATATAGCTCTGGCGCTACATACTATTCTGACATTTGCCGCACTTAGCCTTCTTGGAGCTACACTCACGTTACCAGGTATTGCCGGTATTATTTTAGGTATTGGGATTGCTGTTGATGCCAATATTTTAATTAACGAGCGTATCCGCGAAGAAAGCCGAAAAGGTATCAGTGCCTTTGCAGCCTTAGACCGCGGATTTAAACAAGCTTTCTCGACCATTATCGATGCCAATGTTACTGCCGTAATTGCAACTGTTTTACTTTTTTGGTTTGGCACCGGCCCCGTTCGCGGTTTCGCTGTAACAATGCTTCTTGGCATTATTATCTCTATGTTCACCAATATTACTATCGTGCGTATCATTATGATTTGGGCGGTACGTAAATGGAAAATAAAAACTCTGCATCTTCAACCTTTTTTCAATTTTGTACCCCAAAATACAACTTTCCACTTCATGAATGCTCGCTTTATTGGAATCGGCGTTTCAATCATTTTATCACTTGCTTCAATTTTTCTATTCTTCAAACCAGGTTTAAATTTCGGAATTGATTTTGTCGGCGGTAGCCAAATAACTATTACGACAAAAGAACCGACAAATCTGGGAACCTTGCGTTCAAAGCTTTCTACCCTGAATATTGGCGAAGTGACACTGCAGAATATCGGCAACGAAAATACGGTTTTGATTCGCGTCCAGCAACAAAGTGGCGGTGAAACAGAGCAGACGGCTGCTATTGATAAAGCCAAAACAGCTGTACAAAGCGTCTACCCAGATGCTGTATTTGATCAAATAGAAGTTGTGGGACCAAAAATTTCAGGCGAGCTCGCTTCAGCTGGTTTTACTGCTGTCCTTCTGGCTGCTATCGCTATGTCACTTTATATTTGGTGGCGCTTTGAGTGGTTTTTCGCGGCTGGGGCAATTATTACGCTCGTCCTTGACACAACAAAAATGATTGGTTTTTTTGCTTTATTTCGATTTGATTTTAATTTAACCGCCATTGCCGCTCTTTTGACGATTGTCGGCTATTCCATAAACGACAAAGTTGTTGTCTATGACCGGATGCGCGAAAATGCGCGCCTTTATAGAAAGATGCCGCTGCGCGAACTCATTGACTTTTCAATTAACCAGGTCCTCGTGCGCTGTATCTTTACTTCGACCAGCACAGTTTTGGCTATGTTGCCCATGGCATTGTGGGGTGGGAATGCCGTCAATAACTTCGCGTTTCCCGTCGTCTTCGGGATCATCATCGCGACATCGTCCTCCATCTTCATCGCCGCCCCCATTTTATTATTATTAGGCGACCGAATGCATAAAAGGAACAAAGAAAATGATAAAACACCGCAGCACCGCGCAGACACTAAAACGAAACTGCCGCGTTAA